In the Populus trichocarpa isolate Nisqually-1 chromosome 1, P.trichocarpa_v4.1, whole genome shotgun sequence genome, one interval contains:
- the LOC7465026 gene encoding translation factor GUF1 homolog, chloroplastic isoform X1, translating to MASILLSLNTHTLLPLHTRTRTTKTTLKILRFSHKLPPSSPFYCNHETRLHLRCQTTTGTPSAADFAAAAGQDRLRKVPIKNIRNFCIIAHIDHGKSTLADKLLQMTGTVQKREMKEQFLDNMDLERERGITIKLQAARMRYVYENEGYCLNLIDTPGHVDFSYEVSRSLAACEGALLVVDASQGVEAQTLANVYLALENNLEIIPVLNKIDLPGAEPDRVCKEIEEVIGLDCSNAIHCSAKEGIGITEILNAIVERVPPPRDTAAMPLRALIFDSYYDPYRGVIVYFRVIDGNIKKGDRIYFMASEKDYYADEIGVLSPNQMQVEELYSGEVGYLSASIRSVADARVGDTITHYSRKAEQSLPGYEEATPMVFCGLFPVDADQFSELRDALEKLQLNDAALKFEPETSNAMGFGFRCGFLGLLHMEIVQERLEREYNLSLITTAPSVVYRVHCVDDDIVECSNPSLLPEPGKRRSVEEPFVKVLFTQIELLTPKDYIGTLMELAQERRGEFKEMKYITENRASITYELPLAEMVGDFFDQLKSRSKGYASMEYTVVGYKESDLIRLDIQINGDPVEPLATIVHKDKAYSVGRALTQKLKELIPRQMFKVPIQACIGAKVIASESLSAIRKDVLAKCYGGDISRKKKLLKKQAAGKKRMKAIGKVDVPQEAFMAVLKLEKEVL from the exons ATGGCTTCCATTCTCTTATCTTTAAACACACACACTCTCCTTCCTCTCCATACAAGAACAAGAACCACCAAAACCACTCTAAAAATCCTCCGCTTCTCCCACAAACTCCCCCCCTCTTCTCCCTTTTATTGCAACCATGAAACTAGACTTCACCTCCGCTGCCAAACCACCACTGGCACTCCTTCCGCTGCCGATTTCGCCGCCGCGGCCGGCCAAGACCGGCTTCGTAAGGTTCCCATTAAAAATATCAGGAATTTCTGCATAATAGCTCATATTGATCATGGGAAATCCACGTTAGCTGATAAGTTGCTGCAAATGACTGGTACTGTAcagaagagagaaatgaaggagCAATTTTTGGATAATATGGATTTAGAGAGAGAACGAGGCATCACTATTAAGCTTCag GCGGCAAGAATGCGGTATGTGTATGAAAATGAAGGGTATTGCTTGAATTTGATTGATACTCCTGGCCATGTTGATTTCTCTTATGAG GTATCTCGTTCTCTTGCTGCTTGTGAGGGTGCTCTGCTTGTTGTTGATGCTTCTCAG GGGGTGGAAGCACAAACACTGGCTAATGTTTATTTGGCCTTGGAAAACAACCTAGAAATCATCCCT GTTTTAAACAAAATAGATCTTCCGGGTGCAGAACCAGATCGTGTTTGCAAGGAGATTGAAGAG GTTATTGGTTTGGATTGTAGCAATGCAATACACTGCTCTGCAAAG GAGGGAATAGGTATAACTGAAATTCTGAATGCAATCGTTGAGCGGGTACCCCCACCCCGTGATACTGCTGCAATGCCTTTGAGGGCCTTAATATTTGATAG CTACTATGATCCATATCGTGGTGTTATTGTGTATTTTCGAGTCATAGATGGGAATATAAAGAAAGGCGACAGAATTTATTTTATGGCCAGTGAGAAG GATTATTATGCTGATGAAATTGGAGTTTTATCTCCCAATCAGATGCAAGTGGAAGAATTGTATTCGGGTGAG GTAGGCTACCTTTCTGCTTCTATCAGATCAGTAGCAGATGCCAGGGTGGGTGATACCATTACTCACTACAGTAGAAAGGCGGAACAATCATTGCCTGGATATGAGGAAGCCACCCCAATGGTGTTCTGCGGCCTATTCCCGGTTGATGCAGACCA GTTTTCTGAGTTGCGTGATGCTTTGGAAAAACTGCAACTAAATGATGCTGCATTGAAG TTCGAGCCTGAAACATCAAATGCCATGGGTTTTGGCTTTAGGTGTGGATTCTTAGGTCTTCTCCACATGGAAATAGTTCAG GAAAGGCTGGAGAGAGAATACAATCTAAGCCTAATTACTACTGCACCAAGTGTGGTATACAGAGTGCACTGCGTGGATGATGATATT GTTGAGTGCTCAAATCCATCTTTACTTCCTGAACCTGGGAAAAGGCGATCAGTTGAGGAGCCATTTGTAAAGGTCTTGTT TACACAGATCGAACTGCTTACACCGAAAGACTACATTGGCACGCTTATGGAGCTGGCTCAAGAAAGGAGAGGAGAgtttaaagaaatgaaatatatcacTGAGAATAGAGCATCAATCACGTATGAATTACCCCTAGCTGAG ATGGTAGGTGATTTTTTTGACCAGCTCAAGTCCAGAAGTAAGGGATATGCTAGCATGGAGTATACAGTTGTTGG GTACAAGGAAAGTGATTTGATAAGGCTTGACATTCAAATCAACGGTGATCCTGTTGAACCATTAGCAACTATTGTGCACAAGGATAAG GCATATTCTGTAGGAAGGGCTTTGACCCAGAAGTTGAAGGAGCTAATACCACGGCAAATGTTCAAAGTACCCATTCAA GCATGCATAGGTGCAAAAGTCATTGCTAGTGAATCTTTATCAGCAATTAGAAAGGATGTCCTGGCCAAATGCTATG GTGGCGACATTTCAAGGAAGAAGAAATTGCTCAAGAAACAG GCTGCAGGGAAGAAAAGAATGAAGGCCATTGGCAAGGTTGATGTACCTCAAGAAGCCTTCATGGCTgtgttgaaacttgaaaaggAAGTATTGTAA
- the LOC7465026 gene encoding translation factor GUF1 homolog, chloroplastic isoform X2, giving the protein MASILLSLNTHTLLPLHTRTRTTKTTLKILRFSHKLPPSSPFYCNHETRLHLRCQTTTGTPSAADFAAAAGQDRLRKVPIKNIRNFCIIAHIDHGKSTLADKLLQMTGTVQKREMKEQFLDNMDLERERGITIKLQAARMRYVYENEGYCLNLIDTPGHVDFSYEVSRSLAACEGALLVVDASQGVEAQTLANVYLALENNLEIIPVLNKIDLPGAEPDRVCKEIEEVIGLDCSNAIHCSAKEGIGITEILNAIVERVPPPRDTAAMPLRALIFDSYYDPYRGVIVYFRVIDGNIKKGDRIYFMASEKDYYADEIGVLSPNQMQVEELYSGEVGYLSASIRSVADARVGDTITHYSRKAEQSLPGYEEATPMVFCGLFPVDADQFSELRDALEKLQLNDAALKFEPETSNAMGFGFRCGFLGLLHMEIVQERLEREYNLSLITTAPSVVYRVHCVDDDIVECSNPSLLPEPGKRRSVEEPFVKIELLTPKDYIGTLMELAQERRGEFKEMKYITENRASITYELPLAEMVGDFFDQLKSRSKGYASMEYTVVGYKESDLIRLDIQINGDPVEPLATIVHKDKAYSVGRALTQKLKELIPRQMFKVPIQACIGAKVIASESLSAIRKDVLAKCYGGDISRKKKLLKKQAAGKKRMKAIGKVDVPQEAFMAVLKLEKEVL; this is encoded by the exons ATGGCTTCCATTCTCTTATCTTTAAACACACACACTCTCCTTCCTCTCCATACAAGAACAAGAACCACCAAAACCACTCTAAAAATCCTCCGCTTCTCCCACAAACTCCCCCCCTCTTCTCCCTTTTATTGCAACCATGAAACTAGACTTCACCTCCGCTGCCAAACCACCACTGGCACTCCTTCCGCTGCCGATTTCGCCGCCGCGGCCGGCCAAGACCGGCTTCGTAAGGTTCCCATTAAAAATATCAGGAATTTCTGCATAATAGCTCATATTGATCATGGGAAATCCACGTTAGCTGATAAGTTGCTGCAAATGACTGGTACTGTAcagaagagagaaatgaaggagCAATTTTTGGATAATATGGATTTAGAGAGAGAACGAGGCATCACTATTAAGCTTCag GCGGCAAGAATGCGGTATGTGTATGAAAATGAAGGGTATTGCTTGAATTTGATTGATACTCCTGGCCATGTTGATTTCTCTTATGAG GTATCTCGTTCTCTTGCTGCTTGTGAGGGTGCTCTGCTTGTTGTTGATGCTTCTCAG GGGGTGGAAGCACAAACACTGGCTAATGTTTATTTGGCCTTGGAAAACAACCTAGAAATCATCCCT GTTTTAAACAAAATAGATCTTCCGGGTGCAGAACCAGATCGTGTTTGCAAGGAGATTGAAGAG GTTATTGGTTTGGATTGTAGCAATGCAATACACTGCTCTGCAAAG GAGGGAATAGGTATAACTGAAATTCTGAATGCAATCGTTGAGCGGGTACCCCCACCCCGTGATACTGCTGCAATGCCTTTGAGGGCCTTAATATTTGATAG CTACTATGATCCATATCGTGGTGTTATTGTGTATTTTCGAGTCATAGATGGGAATATAAAGAAAGGCGACAGAATTTATTTTATGGCCAGTGAGAAG GATTATTATGCTGATGAAATTGGAGTTTTATCTCCCAATCAGATGCAAGTGGAAGAATTGTATTCGGGTGAG GTAGGCTACCTTTCTGCTTCTATCAGATCAGTAGCAGATGCCAGGGTGGGTGATACCATTACTCACTACAGTAGAAAGGCGGAACAATCATTGCCTGGATATGAGGAAGCCACCCCAATGGTGTTCTGCGGCCTATTCCCGGTTGATGCAGACCA GTTTTCTGAGTTGCGTGATGCTTTGGAAAAACTGCAACTAAATGATGCTGCATTGAAG TTCGAGCCTGAAACATCAAATGCCATGGGTTTTGGCTTTAGGTGTGGATTCTTAGGTCTTCTCCACATGGAAATAGTTCAG GAAAGGCTGGAGAGAGAATACAATCTAAGCCTAATTACTACTGCACCAAGTGTGGTATACAGAGTGCACTGCGTGGATGATGATATT GTTGAGTGCTCAAATCCATCTTTACTTCCTGAACCTGGGAAAAGGCGATCAGTTGAGGAGCCATTTGTAAAG ATCGAACTGCTTACACCGAAAGACTACATTGGCACGCTTATGGAGCTGGCTCAAGAAAGGAGAGGAGAgtttaaagaaatgaaatatatcacTGAGAATAGAGCATCAATCACGTATGAATTACCCCTAGCTGAG ATGGTAGGTGATTTTTTTGACCAGCTCAAGTCCAGAAGTAAGGGATATGCTAGCATGGAGTATACAGTTGTTGG GTACAAGGAAAGTGATTTGATAAGGCTTGACATTCAAATCAACGGTGATCCTGTTGAACCATTAGCAACTATTGTGCACAAGGATAAG GCATATTCTGTAGGAAGGGCTTTGACCCAGAAGTTGAAGGAGCTAATACCACGGCAAATGTTCAAAGTACCCATTCAA GCATGCATAGGTGCAAAAGTCATTGCTAGTGAATCTTTATCAGCAATTAGAAAGGATGTCCTGGCCAAATGCTATG GTGGCGACATTTCAAGGAAGAAGAAATTGCTCAAGAAACAG GCTGCAGGGAAGAAAAGAATGAAGGCCATTGGCAAGGTTGATGTACCTCAAGAAGCCTTCATGGCTgtgttgaaacttgaaaaggAAGTATTGTAA